The Agromyces sp. LHK192 genome includes a window with the following:
- a CDS encoding alpha/beta hydrolase, which translates to MPTFTDGHGVRIHYESWRVPEPNAVIQLAHGVGEHIGRYGPLVTALNEAGYSVWADDHRGHGQTGFEQHGGDLTRIGRLGPGGLRAAIAGVEQFTDVVREVEGAEVPLVLLGHSWGSLMAQIIVNRSAERYDGVVLTGTAYRTLRWMNGGDLNKRHAHLGPTPVEWLSRDPDVPAEFMADPYTTEVRLQKLFGLVDAARLLGRPARGLPAELPLLIMVGDEDTLGGEESARRLAEAYVRRSGLVDVECIVYEGARHEVFNEVNREQVRSDLIGWLDARFAVD; encoded by the coding sequence ATGCCCACCTTCACCGACGGCCACGGCGTCCGCATCCACTACGAGTCGTGGCGGGTGCCCGAGCCGAACGCGGTGATCCAGCTCGCGCACGGCGTCGGCGAACACATCGGCCGATACGGCCCGCTGGTCACGGCGCTCAACGAGGCGGGGTACTCGGTGTGGGCCGACGACCATCGCGGCCACGGGCAGACCGGGTTCGAGCAGCACGGCGGCGACCTGACCCGGATCGGACGCCTCGGCCCCGGCGGGCTCCGAGCCGCGATCGCCGGGGTCGAGCAGTTCACCGACGTGGTCCGCGAGGTCGAGGGCGCCGAGGTGCCGCTGGTGCTGCTCGGGCATTCGTGGGGGTCGCTCATGGCGCAGATCATCGTGAACCGCTCGGCCGAGCGGTACGACGGCGTCGTGCTCACCGGCACGGCGTACCGCACGCTCCGGTGGATGAACGGCGGCGACCTGAACAAGCGGCATGCCCACCTGGGCCCGACGCCGGTGGAGTGGCTCAGCCGCGACCCCGACGTGCCGGCCGAGTTCATGGCCGACCCGTACACGACCGAGGTGCGGCTGCAGAAGCTGTTCGGGCTGGTCGACGCCGCCCGGCTCCTCGGCCGCCCGGCCCGTGGGCTGCCGGCCGAACTGCCGCTGCTCATCATGGTCGGTGACGAGGACACCCTCGGGGGCGAGGAGAGCGCGAGGCGGCTCGCCGAGGCGTACGTGCGCCGGTCCGGGCTCGTCGACGTCGAGTGCATCGTCTACGAGGGCGCGCGGCACGAGGTGTTCAACGAGGTCAACCGCGAGCAGGTGCGCAGCGACCTGATCGGATGGCTGGACGCGCGGTTCGCCGTCGACTGA
- a CDS encoding glycoside hydrolase family 6 protein codes for MIRHPLARVAGIAASTALAALALVALPAAAAAADGDVLGDDAVLFVDPHSTTLEAAASLGGQARADAQLLGSLPSSTWLTKGTPDEVRDAAASTASHATAAGAVPVFVVYNLPFRDCAQYSAGGALDTAAYQAWIDGVAEGIGDTEAAIILEPDGLGIIPWYTDINGNAEWCQPAELDPATAAADRFAQLNYAVDALTALPNTAVYLDGTHPGWLGVGDISDRLLKGGVDRADGFFLNASNYIDTPRLQKYGHWISDCLWLETQVPWWEASWCASQYYPATSSDFSTWTLTDQKYDADLAGAGLARDAEAQAHFVADTSRNGQGAWTPPDWEGDIEAWCNPPDRGAGELPTTATGDPYLDAYLWIKVPGESDGKCYRGTGGPLDPIRGIEDPAAGEWFPEQARELIALASPAIASPTCHVRYEATKPWRGAFVGDLVITNLGAEPIAGWTLAWHWAGRERLVKAIGASGSQAADAVTVTSGKLTSKIRAGGKTAFAFIGKDAQSRVEPWQFTLNGRPCTSE; via the coding sequence ATGATCAGACATCCCCTCGCCCGCGTCGCGGGCATCGCCGCCTCGACGGCACTGGCCGCCCTCGCGCTCGTCGCGCTCCCGGCCGCTGCCGCTGCGGCCGACGGCGATGTGCTCGGCGACGACGCCGTGCTCTTCGTCGACCCGCACTCGACCACGCTCGAGGCCGCCGCCTCGCTGGGCGGTCAGGCCCGCGCCGACGCCCAACTCCTCGGCAGCCTGCCGTCGTCGACCTGGCTCACGAAGGGCACACCCGACGAGGTGCGCGACGCCGCGGCATCCACCGCATCGCACGCGACCGCAGCAGGCGCCGTGCCCGTGTTCGTCGTCTACAACCTGCCGTTCCGCGACTGCGCGCAGTACTCCGCCGGCGGTGCGCTCGACACCGCCGCCTACCAGGCCTGGATCGACGGCGTCGCCGAAGGCATCGGCGACACCGAGGCGGCGATCATCCTCGAACCCGACGGGCTCGGAATCATCCCCTGGTACACCGACATCAACGGCAACGCCGAGTGGTGTCAGCCGGCAGAACTCGACCCGGCGACCGCCGCAGCCGACCGGTTCGCCCAGCTGAACTACGCCGTCGACGCGCTCACCGCGCTGCCGAACACCGCCGTCTACCTCGACGGCACCCACCCCGGCTGGCTCGGTGTCGGCGACATCAGCGACCGGCTGCTCAAGGGCGGCGTCGACCGGGCCGACGGGTTCTTCCTCAACGCCTCCAACTACATCGACACCCCGAGGCTGCAGAAGTACGGGCACTGGATCAGCGACTGCCTCTGGCTCGAGACCCAGGTTCCGTGGTGGGAGGCGTCGTGGTGCGCCAGCCAGTACTACCCGGCGACGTCGTCGGACTTCTCGACCTGGACGCTCACGGACCAGAAGTACGACGCCGACCTCGCCGGTGCCGGTCTCGCTCGTGATGCCGAGGCGCAGGCGCACTTCGTCGCCGACACCAGCCGAAACGGGCAGGGCGCGTGGACGCCGCCCGACTGGGAGGGCGACATCGAGGCCTGGTGCAATCCGCCGGACCGCGGGGCCGGCGAGCTGCCGACCACTGCGACGGGAGACCCGTACCTCGACGCCTACCTGTGGATCAAGGTGCCCGGCGAGAGCGACGGCAAGTGCTACCGCGGCACCGGCGGTCCGCTCGACCCGATCCGCGGCATCGAGGATCCCGCCGCGGGCGAATGGTTCCCCGAGCAGGCCCGCGAGCTCATCGCGCTCGCCTCGCCGGCGATCGCGTCGCCGACCTGCCACGTCAGGTACGAAGCGACCAAGCCGTGGCGAGGTGCGTTCGTCGGCGACCTCGTCATCACCAACCTCGGTGCCGAGCCGATCGCCGGGTGGACCCTCGCGTGGCACTGGGCCGGCCGCGAGCGGCTCGTGAAGGCGATCGGCGCCTCCGGGTCGCAGGCCGCCGACGCGGTCACGGTCACGAGCGGCAAGCTGACGTCGAAGATCCGGGCGGGAGGCAAGACCGCGTTCGCGTTCATCGGCAAGGACGCCCAGTCGCGGGTCGAGCCGTGGCAGTTCACCCTCAACGGGAGGCCCTGCACGAGCGAGTGA
- a CDS encoding alpha-E domain-containing protein: protein MLSRIAESLFWIGRYIERADGTARILDVHLQLLLEDPWIDEDSACRSLLSVMGSIPNDDVPMRRGDVIALLAVDRTHAASIAHSVASARENARRAREIVSTELWEALNETNARMPRRVASDKTHEFFRWVRDRSALATGVVDSASSRDEAWHFFSLGRAIERADMTARLLATRSLTEASGPSWTTLLRSCGGYEAYLRSYRGVPSTESAAEFLLVDRLFPRSIISSIIRAEQSLREIDPTAGRVGITDQAQRQLGRIRSELEYLPVPELLVDLDGNMERVQEGMSAASEAIRQRYFPAIAMPVWIGEVT from the coding sequence ATGCTGAGCCGCATCGCCGAGTCGCTGTTCTGGATCGGCCGGTACATCGAGCGGGCCGACGGCACCGCGCGCATCCTCGACGTGCACCTGCAACTCCTGCTCGAGGACCCGTGGATCGACGAGGACTCGGCCTGCCGGTCGCTGCTGTCGGTCATGGGCAGCATCCCCAACGACGACGTGCCGATGCGCCGAGGCGACGTGATCGCGCTCCTCGCGGTCGACCGCACGCACGCGGCATCCATCGCGCACTCCGTCGCCTCGGCCCGCGAGAACGCGCGTCGCGCTCGCGAGATCGTGTCGACCGAGCTGTGGGAGGCGCTCAACGAGACGAACGCGCGGATGCCCCGGCGGGTGGCGAGCGACAAGACCCACGAGTTCTTCCGGTGGGTGCGCGACCGGTCGGCGCTCGCCACGGGCGTCGTCGACTCCGCGTCGAGCCGCGACGAGGCCTGGCACTTCTTCTCGCTCGGCCGTGCGATCGAGCGGGCCGACATGACCGCGCGACTGCTCGCGACCCGCTCGCTCACCGAGGCGAGCGGCCCGAGCTGGACCACGTTGCTGCGCAGCTGCGGCGGCTACGAGGCGTACCTTCGCAGCTACCGAGGCGTGCCCTCGACCGAGTCCGCGGCGGAGTTCCTGCTCGTCGACCGGTTGTTCCCGAGGTCGATCATCTCGAGCATCATCCGCGCCGAGCAGTCGCTGCGCGAGATCGATCCGACCGCCGGCCGCGTCGGCATCACCGACCAGGCGCAACGGCAGCTCGGCCGCATCCGCTCCGAGCTCGAGTACCTTCCCGTGCCGGAACTGCTCGTCGACCTCGACGGCAACATGGAACGCGTGCAGGAGGGCATGTCGGCCGCGAGCGAGGCGATCCGGCAGCGCTACTTCCCGGCGATCGCGATGCCGGTCTGGATCGGGGAGGTCACATGA
- a CDS encoding biotin/lipoate A/B protein ligase family protein: MARKHGEYKVPGGKLVVVDFDVVDEVIRDPRVAGDFFLEPDEALGDIDRALDGLAAGSDAKQIAAAITRELRPDAVMLGFSAEAVAVAVRRALTDARTWTDYEWEIVHDAAVPPRLHLALDEVLAARVGEGRRKPTLRIWEWDESAVVIGSFQSVRNEVDPEGAAKHGFDVVRRISGGGAMMMERGNVVTYSLYVPAELVQGMSFADSYAFLDDWVLQGLRALGIEATYQPLNDIASPLGKIGGAAQKRLGSGGVLHHVTMAYDLDNEKMLEVLRIGREKISDKGIASAAKRVDPLRSQTGLSRAAIIESLKQTFTSLYGATPGAVTADELAEAEALVESKFSTEEWLQRVP; the protein is encoded by the coding sequence ATGGCTCGAAAGCACGGCGAGTACAAGGTCCCCGGCGGCAAGCTCGTGGTCGTCGACTTCGACGTCGTCGATGAGGTGATCCGCGACCCGCGCGTCGCGGGTGACTTCTTCCTCGAGCCCGACGAGGCGCTCGGCGACATCGACCGCGCCCTCGACGGACTCGCGGCCGGCTCCGACGCGAAGCAGATCGCCGCGGCGATCACGCGCGAGCTGCGACCCGACGCGGTCATGCTCGGCTTCTCGGCCGAGGCCGTCGCCGTCGCGGTGCGCCGGGCGCTCACCGACGCGCGGACGTGGACGGACTACGAGTGGGAGATCGTGCACGACGCCGCCGTGCCGCCGCGCCTGCACCTCGCACTCGACGAGGTGCTCGCGGCGCGCGTGGGGGAGGGGCGCCGCAAGCCCACGCTCCGCATCTGGGAGTGGGACGAATCGGCCGTCGTCATCGGATCGTTCCAGTCGGTGCGCAACGAGGTCGACCCCGAGGGTGCCGCGAAGCACGGCTTCGACGTCGTGCGCCGCATCTCGGGCGGCGGCGCGATGATGATGGAGCGCGGCAACGTCGTCACCTACTCGCTGTACGTGCCGGCCGAGCTCGTGCAGGGCATGAGCTTCGCCGACTCGTACGCGTTCCTCGACGACTGGGTGCTCCAGGGTCTGCGGGCCCTCGGCATCGAGGCGACCTACCAGCCGCTCAACGACATCGCGAGCCCGCTCGGCAAGATCGGCGGGGCCGCGCAGAAGCGACTCGGCTCCGGCGGGGTGCTGCACCACGTCACCATGGCGTACGACCTCGACAACGAGAAGATGCTCGAGGTGCTGCGCATCGGCCGCGAGAAGATCAGCGACAAGGGCATCGCGTCGGCCGCGAAGCGCGTCGATCCGCTGCGGTCGCAGACCGGCCTCAGCCGGGCCGCGATCATCGAGAGCCTGAAGCAGACGTTCACCTCGCTGTACGGGGCGACCCCGGGCGCGGTGACCGCCGACGAACTCGCCGAGGCCGAGGCGCTCGTCGAGTCGAAGTTCTCGACCGAGGAGTGGCTCCAGCGCGTGCCGTGA
- a CDS encoding histidine phosphatase family protein, whose translation MTTFFLARHGETVWHADHRYAGNSDVGLTRHGLGQAAALGAWAVDASLDAIVASPLSRAQRSAAPAVETTGLPLRTDDRLVEIDFGVAEGLTPDEIADRFPEEWRVFCRAPASNPLPGGESGRAGIARALPALDDLVAEFPDGRVLIVGHATLIRLLFCELAGMDPDGYRDLLPVLGNCSVTTIVYPWTTESGAAHPNHPRMRLLGFDVPPDRAGV comes from the coding sequence GTGACGACCTTCTTCCTGGCCCGGCATGGCGAGACGGTGTGGCACGCCGACCACCGCTACGCCGGCAACTCGGATGTCGGGCTGACGCGGCACGGCCTCGGCCAGGCGGCCGCGCTCGGCGCCTGGGCGGTCGACGCGAGCCTCGACGCCATCGTCGCCTCGCCGCTGAGCCGCGCGCAGCGCTCGGCCGCGCCCGCGGTCGAGACGACGGGGCTGCCGCTGCGCACCGACGACCGCCTCGTCGAGATCGACTTCGGGGTCGCGGAGGGGCTGACCCCCGACGAGATCGCCGACCGGTTCCCCGAGGAGTGGCGCGTGTTCTGCCGCGCGCCCGCATCGAACCCCCTGCCGGGCGGCGAGTCCGGGCGGGCAGGCATCGCCAGGGCGCTGCCGGCGCTCGACGACCTGGTGGCGGAATTCCCCGACGGCCGCGTGCTGATCGTCGGTCACGCGACCCTGATCCGCCTGTTGTTCTGCGAGCTGGCGGGCATGGACCCCGACGGGTACCGCGACCTGCTGCCGGTGCTCGGCAACTGCAGCGTGACCACGATCGTCTACCCGTGGACGACGGAGTCGGGCGCGGCGCATCCGAACCACCCGCGCATGCGGCTGCTGGGGTTCGACGTGCCGCCCGACCGCGCCGGGGTGTAG
- a CDS encoding site-specific DNA-methyltransferase — MALDGPDRIIHAENLDVLPGLPDGAFTLVYLDPPFNTGRMQARRSTRHVRVEPGEATGAATDAAPEASGLITGFAGKRYERIRGDLLRYDDRFDDYWAFLEPRLLHAWRLLADDGTLYLHLDYREAHYAKVLLDALFGRECFLNELIWAYDYGAKARRRWPTKHDTILVYVKDPDRYWFDSTAVDREPYMAPGLVTAEKAERGKLPTDVWWHTIVSPTGREKTGYPTQKPAGILRRIVQASTREGDWVLDFFAGSGTTGAAAAELGRRFVLVDENPEAIEVMRRRFARRPGLAFEPAATAATTHEETA, encoded by the coding sequence GTGGCGCTCGACGGACCTGACCGCATCATCCATGCGGAGAACCTCGATGTGCTGCCCGGCCTGCCCGACGGCGCGTTCACGCTCGTCTACCTCGACCCGCCGTTCAACACCGGTCGGATGCAGGCGCGTCGGTCCACCCGGCACGTGCGCGTCGAGCCCGGGGAAGCGACGGGTGCCGCGACGGATGCCGCGCCCGAGGCATCCGGCCTGATCACCGGTTTCGCCGGCAAGCGGTACGAACGCATCCGCGGCGACCTGCTGCGCTACGACGACCGGTTCGACGACTACTGGGCGTTCCTCGAACCGCGGCTGCTGCACGCGTGGCGGCTGCTCGCCGACGACGGCACGCTGTACCTGCACCTCGACTACCGCGAGGCGCACTACGCGAAGGTGCTGCTCGACGCGCTGTTCGGGCGCGAGTGCTTCCTGAACGAGCTGATCTGGGCGTACGACTACGGCGCCAAGGCGAGGCGGCGCTGGCCGACGAAGCACGACACGATCCTCGTCTACGTGAAGGACCCCGACCGGTACTGGTTCGACTCGACCGCCGTCGACCGGGAGCCGTACATGGCGCCGGGCCTGGTGACCGCGGAGAAGGCCGAGCGCGGCAAGCTGCCGACCGACGTCTGGTGGCACACGATCGTCTCGCCGACCGGACGCGAGAAGACCGGATACCCCACCCAGAAACCCGCGGGCATCCTGCGGCGCATCGTGCAGGCGTCGACGCGCGAGGGCGACTGGGTGCTCGACTTCTTCGCGGGGTCGGGCACCACCGGGGCGGCCGCGGCCGAACTCGGCCGACGCTTCGTGCTCGTCGACGAGAACCCCGAGGCGATCGAGGTGATGCGACGGCGGTTCGCCCGCCGGCCGGGCCTCGCGTTCGAACCAGCGGCGACAGCCGCGACCACCCACGAGGAGACCGCATGA
- a CDS encoding transglutaminase family protein: MSRIRIVHRTGFSYDAPATASYNEARMLPHSAGEQFVLQAGLDIRPAATQHTYLDYWGTRVSTFEVLTPHTELSVTATSLVEVRPAPVPRSDLGWDELAGAVGSSVALVEALTQTASTTPPDDLAELARRVADEGAPVGETALEICREVGAAMQYVPGVTGVGSTASDAWGDRKGVCQDIAHVALGALRSAGIPARYVSGYLHPDAGAAIGQTVTGESHAWVEWFAGEWRAYDPTNLTEVGELHVTVGRGRDYTDVSPLRGVYAGPGASELFVSVEITRVS, from the coding sequence ATGAGCCGCATCCGCATCGTGCACCGCACGGGCTTCAGCTACGACGCGCCGGCGACGGCGTCGTACAACGAGGCGCGCATGCTGCCGCACTCGGCCGGCGAGCAGTTCGTGCTCCAGGCGGGCCTCGACATCCGGCCCGCGGCCACGCAGCACACGTACCTGGACTACTGGGGCACTCGGGTCTCGACGTTCGAGGTGCTGACGCCGCACACCGAACTGTCGGTCACGGCGACGAGCCTCGTCGAGGTGCGGCCGGCGCCCGTGCCGCGCTCCGACCTGGGCTGGGACGAGCTCGCCGGCGCCGTCGGCTCGTCGGTCGCGCTCGTCGAGGCCCTGACGCAGACCGCGTCGACGACCCCGCCGGACGATCTCGCCGAACTCGCCCGACGCGTCGCCGACGAGGGCGCGCCGGTCGGCGAGACCGCGCTCGAGATCTGCCGCGAGGTGGGGGCCGCGATGCAGTACGTGCCCGGCGTCACGGGCGTCGGTTCGACCGCGTCGGATGCCTGGGGCGACCGCAAGGGCGTCTGCCAGGACATCGCGCACGTCGCGCTCGGCGCGCTGCGCTCGGCCGGGATTCCCGCCCGCTACGTGTCGGGCTACCTGCACCCCGATGCCGGGGCGGCGATCGGGCAGACGGTGACCGGCGAGTCGCATGCCTGGGTCGAGTGGTTCGCGGGGGAGTGGCGCGCCTACGACCCGACCAACCTCACCGAGGTCGGCGAGCTGCACGTGACGGTCGGCCGCGGCCGCGACTACACGGACGTCTCCCCGCTTCGGGGCGTGTACGCGGGGCCCGGGGCATCCGAGCTGTTCGTGTCGGTGGAGATCACGCGCGTCTCGTGA
- a CDS encoding NPCBM/NEW2 domain-containing protein has product MPPIYALEYGDADCYNRSNPDYSSSGYGDPENTKQRTPQALNIAKQFVEHDMPAGWMLVNDGYGCEYVELPETVDAIGAETGLEVGLWTQRSLTNQEYEVGEAGVRLRKLDVAWVGSGYRQALTGCEAAHGGIEQYSDARGTSLMVEGWAGSQRCGMQWTGDHSGNLDAVRWQVSALAGAGNSGLAFTTGDVDGIFGGSAESYVRDLQWKAFAPALYSMSGWAPVDKRPWLYGEEATEINRSYLQLRQRLMPYLYTLAEQSHRTGLPMMRSLALEYPDDPGAYSVEAGNEFLLGEDYLVAPVFSDTDVRNGIYLPAGTQWVDYWTGALHEGGTVLNGYPAPLETLPIFVRAGAVIPQGPVARNASLVPEDSTVTLEVYPQGDSEFTLYEDDEVTRAHQDGASSRQAFEVDAPKAGKKGTVKVELGARDGDYDGKADARDYRLVVHTGSKPKDVKIGSTKLVEVSDESVLDRRVGWTYDADRAGGVVIVQTADVPSAERTRITLTDTSGVGGQDADAAAASVSVALDGRVFQGDRTTVSATFANTGRKAKTDVALTPTAPDGWTLVSATGDRHDRVDAGGSVTGEFVYELTDQAAAGAQTVRVGAEYTSASRQVVTVSGANQLYVAYGSIAGAYNAVSITDLSTASAGDFDGGGATFSAEALERAGVVPGGAVTVGSGEAAIEYRWPEPAGEPNSVSPAGQTISVEGSGTHLAILASAASGGGVNPELTIAYTDGTVSKQTVFFPNWLPQASGLGGASVAIRSLGRNSATNPDVYEYPTYPYQVYSNLVRLTPGKEVASVTLPTESRLRIFDWKVVTQPTQPGPSASAWASDLPWVAATTGWGVIGKDVANKDAADSPDVPLAIDHVDPETGESPTYEKGLGVHAASKVTYYTGGECQAFTAEVGLEKGFVGNVIFKVDVDGVNRFQSRTFTPGFAPDVVDVDLTGSQYVDLIVEAPGSINGAHGIWGDARFTCE; this is encoded by the coding sequence ATGCCGCCGATCTACGCGCTCGAGTACGGCGACGCCGACTGCTACAACCGGTCGAACCCGGACTACAGCTCGTCGGGCTACGGCGACCCCGAGAACACGAAGCAGCGCACCCCGCAGGCCCTCAACATCGCGAAGCAGTTCGTCGAGCACGACATGCCCGCCGGCTGGATGCTCGTCAACGACGGCTACGGATGCGAGTACGTGGAGCTGCCCGAGACGGTCGACGCGATCGGCGCGGAGACGGGTCTCGAGGTCGGCCTCTGGACCCAGCGCTCGCTGACGAACCAGGAGTACGAGGTCGGCGAGGCCGGCGTGCGCCTGCGCAAGCTCGACGTCGCGTGGGTCGGCTCCGGCTACCGGCAGGCCCTCACCGGCTGCGAGGCCGCGCACGGCGGCATCGAGCAGTACTCCGACGCCCGCGGAACCTCGCTGATGGTCGAGGGGTGGGCCGGCTCCCAGCGCTGCGGCATGCAGTGGACGGGAGATCACTCGGGCAACCTCGACGCCGTCCGCTGGCAGGTCTCGGCCCTGGCCGGCGCCGGCAACTCGGGCCTCGCGTTCACCACGGGCGACGTCGACGGCATCTTCGGCGGATCGGCCGAGAGCTACGTGCGCGACCTCCAGTGGAAGGCATTCGCTCCGGCGCTGTACTCGATGAGCGGCTGGGCACCCGTCGACAAGCGGCCGTGGCTCTACGGCGAGGAGGCGACCGAGATCAACCGGTCGTACCTCCAGCTGCGTCAGCGGCTGATGCCCTACCTCTACACGCTGGCCGAGCAGTCGCACCGCACGGGCCTGCCGATGATGCGATCGCTGGCGCTCGAATACCCCGACGACCCCGGCGCCTACAGCGTCGAGGCGGGCAACGAGTTCCTCCTCGGCGAGGACTACCTGGTCGCCCCGGTGTTCAGCGACACCGACGTGCGAAACGGCATCTACCTGCCGGCCGGCACGCAGTGGGTCGACTACTGGACCGGCGCCCTCCACGAGGGCGGCACGGTGCTCAACGGGTACCCGGCGCCCCTCGAGACGCTGCCGATCTTCGTTCGGGCCGGCGCCGTGATCCCGCAGGGACCGGTCGCCCGCAACGCCTCGCTCGTGCCCGAGGACTCGACGGTCACGCTCGAGGTCTACCCGCAGGGCGACTCGGAGTTCACGCTGTACGAGGACGACGAGGTCACGCGGGCCCATCAGGACGGAGCCTCGAGCCGGCAGGCGTTCGAGGTCGACGCACCCAAGGCGGGCAAGAAGGGCACGGTCAAGGTCGAGCTCGGCGCCCGAGACGGCGACTACGACGGCAAGGCCGACGCCCGCGACTACCGCCTCGTCGTCCACACCGGTTCGAAGCCGAAGGACGTGAAGATCGGATCGACGAAGCTCGTCGAGGTCTCCGACGAGTCGGTGCTCGACCGCCGGGTCGGGTGGACCTACGACGCCGACCGCGCGGGCGGGGTGGTGATCGTGCAGACCGCCGACGTGCCGTCGGCCGAGCGGACCCGCATCACGCTCACCGACACCAGCGGCGTCGGCGGGCAGGACGCGGACGCGGCTGCGGCATCCGTCTCGGTCGCACTCGACGGTCGCGTCTTCCAGGGTGACCGGACCACCGTCTCGGCCACCTTCGCGAACACGGGCAGGAAGGCGAAGACGGATGTCGCGCTGACGCCGACGGCGCCCGACGGTTGGACGCTCGTCTCGGCGACGGGAGACCGCCACGACCGCGTCGACGCGGGAGGCAGCGTCACCGGCGAGTTCGTCTACGAGCTCACCGATCAGGCGGCCGCCGGTGCGCAGACCGTGCGGGTCGGCGCCGAGTACACGTCGGCGTCGCGCCAGGTCGTGACGGTGAGCGGGGCGAACCAGCTGTACGTCGCCTACGGCTCGATCGCCGGCGCCTACAACGCGGTGTCGATCACCGACCTCTCGACGGCGTCGGCGGGCGACTTCGACGGCGGCGGGGCGACGTTCTCGGCCGAGGCCCTCGAGCGGGCCGGGGTCGTCCCGGGCGGCGCGGTGACGGTCGGCAGCGGTGAGGCCGCGATCGAGTACCGCTGGCCCGAGCCGGCCGGCGAGCCGAACTCGGTCTCACCGGCAGGCCAGACGATCTCGGTCGAGGGCAGCGGGACGCACCTCGCGATCCTCGCCTCCGCCGCCTCCGGCGGCGGGGTGAACCCCGAGCTGACCATCGCGTACACCGACGGCACGGTATCGAAGCAGACGGTGTTCTTCCCGAACTGGTTGCCGCAGGCGTCCGGACTCGGCGGGGCGTCCGTCGCGATCCGGTCGCTCGGCCGGAACAGCGCCACCAATCCCGACGTGTACGAGTACCCGACGTACCCGTACCAGGTGTACTCGAACCTCGTCCGGCTGACGCCGGGCAAGGAGGTCGCGTCGGTCACCCTGCCCACCGAGAGCCGGTTGCGGATCTTCGACTGGAAGGTCGTCACGCAGCCGACGCAGCCGGGTCCGTCGGCGTCGGCGTGGGCGTCGGACCTGCCGTGGGTCGCCGCGACCACCGGCTGGGGCGTGATCGGCAAGGACGTCGCGAACAAGGACGCGGCGGACTCGCCCGACGTGCCGCTCGCCATCGACCACGTGGACCCCGAGACGGGCGAGTCGCCCACCTACGAGAAGGGTCTCGGCGTGCACGCGGCCTCGAAGGTGACGTACTACACGGGCGGTGAGTGCCAGGCGTTCACAGCGGAGGTCGGCCTCGAGAAGGGGTTCGTCGGCAACGTCATCTTCAAGGTCGACGTCGACGGCGTGAACCGTTTCCAGTCGCGGACGTTCACGCCCGGGTTCGCACCGGATGTCGTGGACGTGGACCTGACGGGGTCGCAGTACGTCGACCTCATCGTCGAGGCGCCGGGAAGCATCAACGGCGCCCACGGCATCTGGGGCGACGCTCGGTTCACCTGCGAGTGA
- a CDS encoding alpha-glucosidase domain-containing protein: protein MQQYPSRRSANLRTAAVAASVLLAVTGVGLVAAPATAAPSATASPAAATTPITPKPVTPEVPVDPAGETLGAVTGVERHGAAVTLTAERGAFRVTFLESGTFRLEADPTGSFTDPANTPQGDPARTANIVVGADTFDGGGVKVTQGTTIRITSKQVTVDVDRATGRISAHLKNGTPILEESSPLTFGAGSATQHLRVGAGEQFLGGGMQNGRSVHTGATINIARNFDWDDDGYPNAVPYYMSSQGYGVLRNTFARGSYDFAAGTTTHEERRFDAY, encoded by the coding sequence GTGCAGCAGTACCCGTCCAGACGGTCCGCGAACCTCCGCACGGCGGCGGTCGCGGCATCCGTGCTCCTCGCCGTCACCGGGGTCGGCCTCGTCGCCGCGCCCGCGACGGCGGCACCATCGGCCACGGCATCGCCCGCGGCCGCCACCACGCCGATCACCCCGAAGCCCGTCACCCCCGAGGTGCCGGTCGACCCGGCCGGTGAGACCCTCGGCGCCGTCACCGGCGTCGAACGCCACGGCGCGGCGGTCACCCTCACCGCCGAACGCGGCGCATTCCGGGTGACCTTCCTCGAATCCGGCACGTTCCGGCTCGAGGCCGACCCCACCGGATCGTTCACCGACCCGGCGAACACGCCGCAGGGCGACCCGGCCCGCACGGCGAACATCGTCGTCGGCGCCGACACCTTCGACGGCGGTGGCGTGAAGGTCACGCAGGGCACCACCATCCGCATCACCAGCAAGCAGGTGACCGTCGACGTCGACCGGGCGACCGGCCGGATCTCGGCGCACCTGAAGAACGGCACGCCGATCCTCGAGGAGTCGTCGCCGCTCACCTTCGGCGCCGGCTCCGCGACCCAGCACCTCCGGGTCGGCGCGGGCGAGCAGTTCCTCGGCGGCGGCATGCAGAACGGCCGGTCGGTGCACACCGGCGCCACCATCAACATCGCCCGCAACTTCGACTGGGATGACGACGGCTACCCGAACGCCGTTCCGTACTACATGTCGTCGCAGGGCTACGGGGTGCTGCGGAACACCTTCGCACGCGGCAGCTACGACTTCGCCGCCGGCACCACGACGCACGAGGAGCGCCGGTTCGACGCGTACTAA